Below is a window of Burkholderia cepacia DNA.
CCCATTCGCGATGCGGATAGCCCTTGATGTGCAGCAGCAGCAGGTATTGCAGCGGCGTCACGCCTTCGCTTTGCGCGGCGCGTTCGGAGAAGCGCTCGAAGCGGCGCATCTGGTAGCGGAACTCGGACAGTTGCTGGAAATCGCTTTTCGCCAGCGCGCGTCGGGTATCGTTCATCGAGGTCGGTCGTGCAGTCAGTTTGGGTGGCGTCAAATATATCACAACATGATATAAATGGCCGAGCTTCGGCGAAATGGATGTATTTCACGATGTGTCAGCCGTTATGTGGCATGACGTGCGTTACGCGGCCTCGAGCATTTGGGTCTGCCGATAAAGGCCCGTCACGAGATCCGTCTGCGTAATGATCCCGACGAGCCGGCGCGACGCATCGACGACGGGAATGTGGTGGTGGCCCGAATGCGTGAACAGCGGCACGAGCGCGGTGATCGGCATCGTTTCCGGCACGCACGCGACGTCGCGCGTCATCACGGTGGCGACGCTCGCAGGCTGGCCGCCGAGCGATTGCGGCAGCCGCGCGGACAGGCGTTGCCACAGCGGGGTCGGGCGGCGCAGCTGGCGCGTGAGGTCGGCGCGCGTGACGATGCCGGTCAGGCGGCCTTCGCCGTCGACCACCGGCAGCGCCTTCACGCGGTGGCGGTCGAGCAGCGTCAGCGCGGCCGTCACCGACGTCGACGGCGCGGCCTCGATCGCATTCTTCGTCATCAGGTCGGCGCACGTGAGTTGGCCGAACGTGCGCGCATAGGCCTGCATTTCGGTTTCGCGCAGCAGCGTTTCGAGATCGTCCGGATCGACGTCGAGCCATTCGCCGCGGCGCTTCAGCACCGCGTCGAGATCGCTGCGCGTGAAGCCGCCGCGTGCAGGTGCGGCGCCGCCCGCCTGCGGTTTCGCTTCGGGACGCACGCCGCCGTGCGGGTAGCGGTGCCCGGTCAGCGCGTGATACGCGAGCGCGGCCGACAGCAGGATCGCCGATTGCAGCGCGATCGGCTCCAGCACGAAACTGAAGCCCAGCGAGTGGATCGCCGGGCCGCCGACCACGGCCGTGAGTGCGACGGCGCCCGACGGCGGGTGCACGCAGCGCAGCGCGAACATGCCGCCGATCGCGCACGCGATCGCGACCGCGGCGGCCGTGATCGGATCGGCGATCCATTGCGCGCAGGCAACGCCGACCGTCGCCGCGACGAGATTGCCGCCGATGATCGACCACGGCTGCGCGAGCGGGCTTGCCGGCACCGCGAACAGCAGCACGGCCGATGCCCCCATCGGCGCGACGAGCAGCGGCACGAGGCCAGGCACGCCAGGCAGCAGCCGCATCGTGACGCCGACCGTCGCGATCCCGACGAGCGCACCCGTGCACGAACGCAGGCGTTCGCGCCAGCCAAGCGACATCGGATGGGGAAGGAAGCTGTGCAGCCATTGCCGCAACGTGCGGCGCGACGGAGAGGAGCCTGACGACATGGACGGGGTAAGCGGTAAAAATGACAGCGCGGGGCGCGCGCGGCGACAAGGGCGCGATTATATCGCGTTGTGATACAAATTGTCGCGCTGCATCAAGCCGTTGCATGCGCACGACGCTCGAGCCTTGCGAAAACCTTTCATGTGATGAAAGCTTCGGGGCCGGGCAATCGCGCAAATTTGTCTGCAGCGGCGTACAATTCGGGCCACTGAATCCCCCGTCATGCCAGAACCACGTACGCGATGCCCGCTCTCCCGCCTTTTCTCCGGCTCGGCGATCGAATCGACGTGGTTCGCGGCCGCGTTCCGTTTCCCACCTGACGCGAGCGCCGCCGACGCCTCCCCACTGACTCTCCCCAAGCCAATCCAATGGACATGCTCGAAAACATGCGCCTGTTCGTGCGCGTTGTCGAAGCCGGCAGTTTTACTGCGGTCGCGAAGGAAATCGACGCGACCACCGCGCAGGTGTCGCGCGCGGTCTCGAACCTCGAAGCGCACGTACAGACGCGCCTGCTGCATCGCACGACGCGCCACCTCGGCCTGACCGAAAGCGGCGAACGTTATTTCGAGCGCGCGAAATCGATCCTCGCGGAAATCGACTACGCGAACGCGGAGGCGCGCAACGCGCTGCTGCGGCCGAGCGGCAAGATGCGCATCCATGCGATGACGGGGCTCGGGCAGAGTCATGTCGTGTCGTCGATCGTCCGCTACCAGGAGGACAACCCTGACGTGTCGGTCGAACTGACGCTCGCGCAGCGGATGCCGAATCTCGTCGAGGAGGGCTACGACGTGTCGATCGTGACGGCGTCGCAGCTGCCCGATTCGGGCTATGTCGCACAGACCTGCGGCACGAGCTGCAGCGTGCTCGTCGCATCGCGCGAATACCTGGCGCGGCACGGCACGCCGCAGACGCCCGACGAATTGCCGAACCACGTGTGCCTGCGTCTCGACACGCCCGCATCGCCGGCCAGCGAATGGCGGCTCGAGCGCAACGACGGCGAGGAAGCCGTCTACGAACTGCAGCCGGCGCCGTTCCAGGTCAACGTGCCGGATGCGCTGTGCGTCGCGGTGCGCGCCGGGCGCGGGATCGCGTGCGTCGCGCTGTATACGGTGCTCGACGATATCCGCGAAGGGCGGCTGATTCGCGTGCTGCCTGAGTACCGGCTGCAAACGGTGAGCGTGTATGCCGTCTATGCGACGCGTCGTTATCTCGACGCGAAGATCCGCACGTTCCTCGACCACCTGCGCACGACGCTCACGCCCGCGCTGGAGAACGACCTGCGCGAACTCGAGCGGCTGACGACCGAGCAGACGCCGGGCGGCCGCAAGCGCGCGTGACCGCGCGCATGCGTGCCGCTGCGATGTTCACGCGGACGGCGTGATGCGGATCCGCTCGAAGCGTCCCGCGAGCCACGCGTACGTGGCGATGCCGATCAGCCCGTGCGCGGCGACGAACCACAACGCGCCGGCGAACGAGCCCGTGCTGGCGACGAAGTAGCCGATCACGAGCGGCGTGACGATGCCGGCGATGTTGCCGAGGCCGTTGAACACGCCGCCGCTCAGCCCGACCATTCCTTCCGGCGCCGTATCGGCGAGCACGGCCCAGCCAACCGCTGCAAGCCCCTTGCCGAAGAACGCGATCGTCATCAGCGCGATCACGACCGCGTTCGACGACGCGCCATTCGCGAGCACGAGCAGCGTCGCCATCGCCATTCCCGCGACGAACGGCGTTTTGCGTGCTTTCGACGGATGCATGCCGCGCCGGATCAACCAGTCCGACAGCACGCCGCCGAGCACGCCGCCCGTGAACCCGCAGATTGCCGGCAGCGCGGCAACCCAGCCGGCTTCCATGATCGTCATCCCGCGCCCCTTGATCAGGTAGATCGGAAACCACGTGATGAAGAAGTAGGTGAGCGCCGTGATGCAGTACTGGCCGATATAGATCGCCCACAGGTTCCGGTGGCGGAACAGTTGCGACACGTCATGCCACGACACGCGCGGCCGGTGGCGCACACGGTTCGCCTCGAGATCGACGAGCGCGCCGTGCGCGCGCAGGTAGTCGCGCTCCGCGTCGGTCACGCGCGGATGGCCGTGAGGCTCGCGATACCACGCGAACCACAGCGCGGCGAGCGCGATGCCGAGCATCCCCATCCACAGGAACACATGCTCCCAGCCGAGCGCATGCGTGAGCCAGGCCATCGCCGGCGTAAACAGCACGACGGCCATGTATTGTGCGGAATTGAACAGGGCCGACGCGGTGCCGCGTTCGGCGGTCGGGAACCAGCAGGCGACGATCCGCGAATTGGCCGGGAAGGCCGGCGATTCGACGAGGCCGAGCATGAAGCGCATGACGAACAGCGCGAGCGTCGCGGCCGCACCCTGCACGGCGAGCCAGCCGACCGTACCCTGCAGCATCGTGAATGCCGACCACAGCAGCAGGCTCAGGCCGTACACGCGCCGCGCGCCGAAGCGGTCGAGCAGCCAGCCGCCCGGGATCTGGCCGATCGCATAGGCCCACGCGAATGCTGAAAAGACGATGCCGAGCTGCACGGGCGTCAGGCCGAGATCGTGCGCGACGCCGGTGCCGGCGATCGACATCGTCGCGCGGTCTGCGTAGTTGATGACGGTGACTGCGAAGATCAGTGCGAGGACCGCGTAGCGGACGCGGCCGATCGTGCGCGAAGCGGCGGGCGATGCGGCGAGGGCGGCGCCGCTGGATCGATTGGGCATGCGTGTCTCCTGGCCTCCGTCGGGCGGAGGCGTCTGGTGTCGTAACGGGGGCCGCCGTGCGGCGTGCGGAGGTCAGCTCGTGACGCTGGTCGGCGGGCGTTGGCCCGCGAAGCACGCGGCGAGGTTGGCGAGCACGATCCGGCCCATCGCTTCGCGCGTTTCGTGCGTGGCGCTCGCGCGGTGCGGCTGCACGACGACGCGGTCGAGTTCGAGCAGCGCGGCCGGCACGTGCGGCTCGTTTGCGAACACGTCGAGGCCGGCGCCGGCGATCGTGCCGTCGGCGAGCGCGCGTATGAGTGCGGTTTCGTCGACCAGCTTGCCGCGTGCGA
It encodes the following:
- a CDS encoding HPP family protein, which encodes MSSGSSPSRRTLRQWLHSFLPHPMSLGWRERLRSCTGALVGIATVGVTMRLLPGVPGLVPLLVAPMGASAVLLFAVPASPLAQPWSIIGGNLVAATVGVACAQWIADPITAAAVAIACAIGGMFALRCVHPPSGAVALTAVVGGPAIHSLGFSFVLEPIALQSAILLSAALAYHALTGHRYPHGGVRPEAKPQAGGAAPARGGFTRSDLDAVLKRRGEWLDVDPDDLETLLRETEMQAYARTFGQLTCADLMTKNAIEAAPSTSVTAALTLLDRHRVKALPVVDGEGRLTGIVTRADLTRQLRRPTPLWQRLSARLPQSLGGQPASVATVMTRDVACVPETMPITALVPLFTHSGHHHIPVVDASRRLVGIITQTDLVTGLYRQTQMLEAA
- a CDS encoding LysR family transcriptional regulator; protein product: MDMLENMRLFVRVVEAGSFTAVAKEIDATTAQVSRAVSNLEAHVQTRLLHRTTRHLGLTESGERYFERAKSILAEIDYANAEARNALLRPSGKMRIHAMTGLGQSHVVSSIVRYQEDNPDVSVELTLAQRMPNLVEEGYDVSIVTASQLPDSGYVAQTCGTSCSVLVASREYLARHGTPQTPDELPNHVCLRLDTPASPASEWRLERNDGEEAVYELQPAPFQVNVPDALCVAVRAGRGIACVALYTVLDDIREGRLIRVLPEYRLQTVSVYAVYATRRYLDAKIRTFLDHLRTTLTPALENDLRELERLTTEQTPGGRKRA
- a CDS encoding MFS transporter; this encodes MPNRSSGAALAASPAASRTIGRVRYAVLALIFAVTVINYADRATMSIAGTGVAHDLGLTPVQLGIVFSAFAWAYAIGQIPGGWLLDRFGARRVYGLSLLLWSAFTMLQGTVGWLAVQGAAATLALFVMRFMLGLVESPAFPANSRIVACWFPTAERGTASALFNSAQYMAVVLFTPAMAWLTHALGWEHVFLWMGMLGIALAALWFAWYREPHGHPRVTDAERDYLRAHGALVDLEANRVRHRPRVSWHDVSQLFRHRNLWAIYIGQYCITALTYFFITWFPIYLIKGRGMTIMEAGWVAALPAICGFTGGVLGGVLSDWLIRRGMHPSKARKTPFVAGMAMATLLVLANGASSNAVVIALMTIAFFGKGLAAVGWAVLADTAPEGMVGLSGGVFNGLGNIAGIVTPLVIGYFVASTGSFAGALWFVAAHGLIGIATYAWLAGRFERIRITPSA